In Humulus lupulus chromosome 6, drHumLupu1.1, whole genome shotgun sequence, a single genomic region encodes these proteins:
- the LOC133782885 gene encoding large ribosomal subunit protein eL39 encodes MPSHKTFRIKKKLAKKMRQNRPIPHWIRLRTDNTIRYNAKRRHWRRTKLGF; translated from the exons ATG CCGTCCCACAAGACTTTCAGAATCAAGAAGAAGCTGGCCAAGAAGATGCGCCAGAACAGGCCGATTCCTCACTGGATCCGGTTGAGGACCGACAATACCATTAG GTACAATGCCAAGCGCAGACACTGGCGCCGCACCAAGCTCGGATTCTAA